CCGCTAAACCACTAAGTCCCAGTATAATGGATAAGGCAGCCGAACTTATAGGGAGCGTCAATAGCATCCCCATAAGTAAACTCACAAAAATACCCATGATAAAGGGTTCTTGTTCTGTCGCCGCAACAATCAGATGACCAAGCATCGTCATGACGTCAGAAATATATGGTCCAATAAGAAGCCCGCTCCCTGCACCCGTAAGGATTGTCACAAGCGGCGTCAATACAATATCAAGAGGCGTTCTTCCAATAATGCGTCGTCCAATTTCTATACCGACCACCGCTGCGATAAAAGCGCCTAGGGGCTCACCCGGTCCTGCTAGAACCACTTGCCCATCCTGAAAAATAGTATGTGCCAAAATACCTTTTGCATATCCTCCGATGAAGCCTGTTACTGCTGATGCATATAAGACCAAGGGTGGCACTTTAAATCGGTGGGCAACACCAATTCCTATACCGACGCCTGTAAGCACGGATGCCATTTTTCCAAAGGCATTCAAGAACCAAAGGCCTGTCAAACTTCCCAGCTGTTGTAAGATAAGCCCTACAATCAATGTTGAAAACAGGCCTAATGCCATCCCACTAAGGCCATCGACCAAATAATGCTGAACCCATGATATGCGTTTATCTTTCACTAATGACCTCTCCCTTAATCACTTGATATAACTGAGAAAAGTCATCCACAATATATGATGGCTCATAGGAGACAATACTTTCTTTTTTTCGAAAGCCCCATGTAACAAAGCATACATCTACACCTGCATTTTGTGCTGTGAGTATATCAACTTCTGAATCACCAACAAAAAGTACTTGTTCCGCTTTTACATTCAATGTGTCCATTAAGTGGCTAATAGCCCAAGGGTCTGGCTTAAGAGGTTGTCCTTCTTTGACCCCCCACACACTTGCAAATTCAAATTCCGATAAATATTTTTTTGTTATCGTTTTTACCATATCATCATTTTTATTTGAATTAATGGCCAAGTGCACCTTGCCATTTAACTTTTCCAACATATTTTTTGCCCCAGGATAGGGTTCTAGTTCAAAATCGTAATGCTTCGCATAATACGTTAGCATCTCCTCGTATAATGGTTCAATCTCTTTTTGGGTTAAGTCGGTGTTTTTTAAGGTACCTACAACGGTGTTATACAGTCCATTACCGACAAAATCAAAATATTCTTCTACTGAAAATGTTGGATAACCATGGCGCTCCAACATCATATTTACTGCTTTTCTAATACCTCCGATTGAATCCATTAATGTGCCGTCAAGGTCAAAAATAATTAATTGATACTTCATCGCTGTCACTTCCTTCCAAAAGTCACTCCACTCATGCCAATGATTAAAGCCTCTATTTTCGTAAAATTTCACTTTGACACTTCAATCATCCCTATCATTGTATCAAATGTATATCAACCTGACTAGCCTTCTAATTCATTCCTAATATTTTATTGCCCTTGCATCATAGTTTACGTCGTAAGATAACCATAAGCCACACAAGATGAACAACAAATGCCATGACTACATCAACAATATTATCTGGATAGCGTATGACCCGAATCACCCAGTAAAAAGGAATGACTCCTGCCAAAGTACTTAACCAAGGTTTCCCAAAAAGATCTGCCATAGCAAGCACCATAAATACCCCCATCCCCTTTGAATAGGTCAACCCCTGTACTTTATCTTTGGCAAAGACAAACAAAAGTGTTCCAATCATTATGCTTTCAAGCCCCATTAATATCATGAGTATCAAAAGGGTTTCTATTCTTAGGGAAAATATATCCAATAACCAATACATTACAAGCGTATATATGGCACTACCTATAACCGGTAGCATTAACCGATGGATCATGTAGCCATTATATCCTACAGGCGTTATGGAGATTAATTCAAATATTTTTCCATCC
This sequence is a window from Vallitaleaceae bacterium 9-2. Protein-coding genes within it:
- a CDS encoding PTS sugar transporter subunit IIC; translated protein: MALGLFSTLIVGLILQQLGSLTGLWFLNAFGKMASVLTGVGIGIGVAHRFKVPPLVLYASAVTGFIGGYAKGILAHTIFQDGQVVLAGPGEPLGAFIAAVVGIEIGRRIIGRTPLDIVLTPLVTILTGAGSGLLIGPYISDVMTMLGHLIVAATEQEPFIMGIFVSLLMGMLLTLPISSAALSIILGLSGLAAGAATVGCSTQMIGFAVASYRENKLSGLVAQGLGTSMLQVGNIIKNPRIWIPPTLASAILGPVSTVVFKMSNNASGAGMGTSGFVGQLMTWQTMSPERSSYLLLIQIVVLHFILPAVLTFTISELMRKKMWIKPGDMSLNVDE
- a CDS encoding HAD-IA family hydrolase encodes the protein MKYQLIIFDLDGTLMDSIGGIRKAVNMMLERHGYPTFSVEEYFDFVGNGLYNTVVGTLKNTDLTQKEIEPLYEEMLTYYAKHYDFELEPYPGAKNMLEKLNGKVHLAINSNKNDDMVKTITKKYLSEFEFASVWGVKEGQPLKPDPWAISHLMDTLNVKAEQVLFVGDSEVDILTAQNAGVDVCFVTWGFRKKESIVSYEPSYIVDDFSQLYQVIKGEVISER